Sequence from the candidate division KSB1 bacterium genome:
AACTTTATTGCCATTCAGCATGACATCTTCAGAAAACGATATTTTAGTAGATGCATTAGCTCCCGTCCGCCACACTTCATTAAAAGGCACTAACCCACCCATTATCTTCCTCCCACGAATACTGGGACGAGAATAGTCGATTGTCACATCAGCTATTCCAACAACCTGTGTTATTGTCTGCCTGGGGCTTAAAATGGGTGTTCTTAATTGGGCCATTACCGTGCTTTCCAGTAAAGTCCCGATCAACAAACTCATAGCAAGAATGAACATCGGTCTTTTCATAGACACCTCCAAAATTAATAAATAAATGAATAGTTAGTTTTTAATTGAATCCGGACTACACATATAGGGTTTAATTAGATTATGAAACTTTCTCAAAAAAAACAAATAAACATTACCAATTGCATTATAATAATTTAAATGCTTAATTTCAGCTATCAAGTTTGTTGTGTTTTTAATGAAAAAAGATTTTGGACAAATATAAGAGGAAGAGATGGATATTCCTAAAAAAGTAGCGATTCTAATTTATGATGAAGTTGAAGTTCTCGATTTTTGTGGGCCTTTTGAGGTCTTTTCGGTTTGTGGCAGGCGCGACCAATCCAATCCATTCAACGTTTATACCGTTGCTGAAAAATCAGGTCCGGTTTTGGCCAGAAATCAATTGAGCGTCAATCCAAAATATTCGATAACAGATTGTCTACAACCAGACATTCTGGTTATACCGGGCGGATTTGGTGCCCGGCGTGAAATGAATAATCAAAACCTGGTTGAATGGATAAAAAAATGTAATGAAAAGGCAGAGTTGATCCTTTCGGTTTGTACTGGCGCCCTTCTGTTAGCAAAAGCCGGGCTCCTTGAAGGATTGTCAGCCACTACGCATCATGGCGCGTTCGAGTTGTTGGAGGAAATCGCTCCGAATACTAGAGTAAAGAGGGGAGAACGCATTGTAGATAATGGCAGGATTATATTGTCGGCCGGTGTAGCAGCAGGAATTGATATGTCATTTTACGTTATTTCCAAACTATTGGGAGAAGAGCAAGCTTTGGAAACTGCGCAATATATCGAATATCCTTGGATGCCGAATTCATAATTAGTTCAAAATGGCTATTTGTCCATACTGATAAAAAAAGACCCCGGTTCTATGAAGTTTTCCGGGGTCCAAATTTCTAAAACGAAGATATCATCCAATTTACCACTCCAAAGTACTGGCCTCTCCGATCAGCTGTTTCAGCCTGTTATCCACGATCAAATCTTTGTTCTTTTTACGCAGTCGGAGATTCTCGTGAAGCGCCGATAACTTCTCCTCCAGCTTGACAACCTCCCGTTTACGTTCTTTTTCACGGAAATCAAAAAGTTGTGCGAGATTGGTTCTCAATTCCTTTTTTATGTTGGAATTGCTTTTGTTTCCAGGTATAGACTTATATTCCTTGATCAATTTTTTAACTTGCACTTCTAGTCCATATGTATCAAACAGCAGGTTATAATACTCTTTATCGGATCCTGCTCTTCTTTGAATCGACCACTTTTTTTGGATTGCAAAAACGATCTGTCTTTTATAACCATCAGGATCATCAGATTTCATTGCGAGTACTTCTTCATAGTAGTCTGGTGCATGTTCTTGTAAAAATTCCAGGCCATCCTGTTCTGTTTTTTCTCCAAATTCCGCATACACTGCTAAGGCTTGTTCATATTGTATTTGCTTTTCTTGCAGTTGCATCAACATCGCTTTTTGACGAAAGGCTTCTTCTGAATTTGCATTTTGTTGCATTTCGGTTTGTAAGTTCATCTTTTGCAATTTTAATAAGCTCAACTTTTTGGTGTAGTCCGAAACGAACTTTTCTCGATAGTTTATAAACGTTTCTTTTTTGAACTGCTTTTTTGCTTCTTCAGATTCTTTTTTCTTTTCTTCCTGGCCATGAAGCATCGGAACCCAAACAGTTAAAATACTGATCACGACAAAAATAATTATTCTTCTCATTTTTTAATCCTTTCATTGATTAAGAATGAATAGAGAGTCGAACAACGAACTTTCCAGCTTTGACAGATGTAATT
This genomic interval carries:
- a CDS encoding DJ-1/PfpI family protein; the encoded protein is MDIPKKVAILIYDEVEVLDFCGPFEVFSVCGRRDQSNPFNVYTVAEKSGPVLARNQLSVNPKYSITDCLQPDILVIPGGFGARREMNNQNLVEWIKKCNEKAELILSVCTGALLLAKAGLLEGLSATTHHGAFELLEEIAPNTRVKRGERIVDNGRIILSAGVAAGIDMSFYVISKLLGEEQALETAQYIEYPWMPNS